From Oncorhynchus mykiss isolate Arlee chromosome 6, USDA_OmykA_1.1, whole genome shotgun sequence, the proteins below share one genomic window:
- the LOC118965019 gene encoding uncharacterized protein LOC118965019 — MKNNLTFEQLSTLCLKIVKVVTQTALRILLPALARIMGVNLRSGATSPESQCSLTGSEDSLGSLDEREKRLLISEMNYWTKERRRNGSAGCRQKSTRRTSSPCCSPKRSQTSLQSLPATREAPLMEDPLKALFGVTEESLLISLVEGHSNPTSSSSSELSCAIVGEVVHQLNSGLSVAIQASPGSCPPMDSQDIAAGKEVIRVASVQILAELQSQTSEPEWVGFIEPLMDPVTDDVLDAIVGTMDKMAQDFNILLDLAKKMTILGSKFLTNLQCDLDVECPSGKEGTTHFLKETGSSTSVVARKLQTLSSPDFQSKALKAVSTILTRKVSSSSGMAPSSRPSSAAPSLTEAPLNTSCTALTSVTSTATVIVKAFVGGMETIASFEGTCEAVDWPVPVNDHKTGSSQMITFSLARTLYGRIRAKLRDLLTLSTREEGVAKDASLQESSDTLEKATVSTVEVQLPSTELSRVPRESQPIPALCRSNLDTSTQEVLSSVFSIYKSELSKVESKSLAVVCSSDESLEACWFVDGVLSKLDDYTISQSPSPNEDLSVSTQYSQLSSEESVRITESSTSLIQSIKKLSSNDFQTQAEEAVSKVLMRSSHSFITQISHTGLQKSLQAGLSSSSPSEIHVLSESMSSMSSENTASGLVETFVKGMATIFQKNESTDTVLLERSGRVSQCSHGGSQMDDTELSVKISEEKLWSTAKTICVSMKNTLKDFFTGLKPYGSERTENASSKETLGEILVAIQSEISNLGRMKDSRELLQINDMVGTMLKEVEKSEDDSEQVCQDIPRTCSSLSISLNGRSSLSSSSKGPSSECELEINLPGTPIPDEVPFDLTCPIVRSSCIDTRVSKMPDISSSDIKTKMMAHIDEPLHRNSPMTDSSRPPSAKASFRSSTPSFTSKGTSLVPKEDGIDIDEKEECIPSSSGHLRELLITPDISSATAFPQQYLMDPSKDDGICFVTILVIRLLSKIRPSALDGPSQQAADMTETSQQLIRQVLSEFCAASRFSRTQAYSQNLYIHRVFRGVHQNLMEEFGSYNTLQAAISSQDPAFDRVLVKSLTQQLVQGCKEASRPASAATNPLDQAETERGAEVSRIPTEQIKQYWVELVGLSED, encoded by the exons ATGAAAAATAAC CTCACATTCGAGCAGCTCTCCACGCTGTGTCTGAAGATTGTTAAAGTCGTGACCCAGACAGCCCTCCGCATTCTCCTACCAGCGCTAGCTCGTATCATGGGGGTGAACCTGAGGAGTGGGGCAACCTCCCCAGAATCCCAGTGCTCTCTGACAGGGTCTGAGGATTCCTTAGGCagtctggatgagagagagaaaaggctgctgatcagtgagatgaactactggactaaggagaggaggaggaatggcagtGCAGGGTGCCGCCAAAAATCCACTCGCAGAACCTCATCACCATGCTGTTCGCCTAAGAG GTCCCAGACCTCATTGCAGAGCTTGCCTGCAACTAGAGAGGCTCCCCTCATGGAGGATCCTCTGAAGGCTCTTTTTGGGGTAACGGAAGAGAGCCTCCTGATATCCCTGGTTGAGGGTCACTCCAACcccacctcctccagctcctccgagTTGAGCTGTGCTATCGTGGGGGAGGTGGTACACCAGCTTAACTCTGGCCTCTCAGTGGCCATTCAGGCCAGCCCGGGGAGTTGCCCCCCTATGGACAGTCAGGACATAGCAGCAGGCAAGGAGGTCATTCGGGTAGCCTCGGTGCAGATCCTGGCCGAGCTACAGAGCCAAACGTCTGAGCCAGAGTGGGTAGGGTTTATCGAGCCCCTCATGGACCCTGTGACCGATGATGTGCTGGATGCCATTGTCGGCACAATGGACAAAATGGCACAGGACTTCAACATCCTATTGGATCTGGCCAAGAAGATGACAATCTTGGGGTCTAAATTTCTGACCAATCTTCAATGTGACCTTGATGTTGAGTGTCCATCTGGGAAAGAAGGGACCACTCACTTTCTCAAAGAGACTGGATCCTCTACCAGTGTGGTGGCCAGAAAGCTTCAGACCCTCTCTAGCCCCGACTTTCAGTCTAAAGCCCTGAAGGCGGTGAGCACCATCCTTACAAGGAAAGTCAGCAGCTCTTCTGGCATGGCTCCTTCCTCTAGGCCTTCTAGTGCTGCTCCTAGCCTTACTGAAGCCCCCCTGAATACCAGCTGcacagccctgacatctgtaaccTCCACTGCCACAGTGATTGTTAAGGCATTTGTGGGAGGCATGGAGACGATAGCATCATTTGAAGGCACATGTGAAGCCGTTGATTGGCCAgttcctgtaaatgaccacaaaaCAGGATCTTCACAGATGATAACCTTCTCTCTAGCACGCACACTCTACGGCCGTATACGAGCAAAGCTGAGGGACCTTTTAACTCTATCCACTCGAGAAGAAGGTGTGGCTAAGGATGCTTCTCTTCAGGAGTCTTCAGACACCCTGGAAAAGGCAACTGTTTCAACTGTTGAGGTCCAGTTACCCAGCACCGAACTTAGTAGAGTTCCCAGAGAGAGCCAACCAATACCAGCTCTCTGTCGCTCCAATCTGGATACCAGTACTCAAGAAGTTCTTAGCagtgttttttccatctacaagtcagagttatcaaaaGTGGAGAGTAAATCCTTGGCCGTTGTCTGTTCATCTGATGAGTCCCTAGAGGCTTGTTGGTTTGTTGATGGTGTCCTATCAAAGCTCGATGACTATACTATTTCCCAGTCACCCTCACCCAATGAAGACTTGAGCGTGAGTACTCAATATTCTCAACTGAGctcagaagagagtgtcagaatCACAGAGTCCTCTACTAGTCTGATTCAGAGCATTAAGAAGCTCTCTAGCAATGACTTCCAGACTCAGGCAGAAGAGGCAGTGAGTAAAGTGCTGATGAGATCCAGTCATTCCTTTATCACACAGATCAGCCATACTGGTCTTCAGAAAAGTCTGCAGGCTGGCTTATCATCTAGCTCACCATCAGAGATCCATGTCCTTTCAGAATCCATGTCCTCCATGTCCTCTGAGAATACAGCCTCTGGATTAGTGGAAACCTTTGTCAAAGGAATGGCGACTATTTTCCAGAAAAATGAGTCCACTGACACTGTGCTACTGGAAAGAAGTGGGAGAGTTTCGCAGTGCTCCCACGGGGGCTCCCAAATGGATGATACTGAATTGAGTGTTAAAATATCAGAGGAGAAGCTTTGGTCAACAGCTAAGACCATCTGCGTCAGTATGAAGAACACACTTAAGGATTTCTTCACAGGGCTGAAGCCATACGGATCCGAAAGGACAGAAAATGCTTCTTCCAAAGAGACCCTTGGGGAAATCCTGGTTGCTATCCAGAGTGAAATCTCAAACTTAGGGCGAATGAAGGATTCCAGGGAGCTCCTTCAGATCAATGATATGGTAGGAACTATGCTGAAGGAGGttgagaaaagtgaggatgacAGTGAACAAGTCTGCCAAGACATCCCTAGAACCTGTTCATCTTTGTCCATTTCTTTAAATGGTCGTAGTTCCTTGTCCAGCTCTTCAAAGGGTCCTAGTTCAGAGTGTGAGTTAGAGATCaacctccctggcactcccatcccTGACGAAGTGCCTTTTGATCTGACCTGCCCCATCGTCAGGAGCTCCTGCATCGACACCAGGGTCTCTAAAATGCCAGATATTTCTTCAAGTGACATAAAGACAAAGATGATGGCACACATAGATGAACCCCTGCATCGTAACAGTCCAATGACTGACAGCAGTCGACCACCGAGTGCTAAAGCCTCTTTTCGATCCTCCACTCCGTCTTTCACCAGCAAGGGAACCTCTTTGGTGCCAAAGGAAGATGGGATTGACATTGACGAGAAGGAGGAGTGTATCCCCAGCAGCTCTGGCCATCTGAGGGAGCTCTTAATCACCCCGGACATCAGCAGTGCCACTGCATTCCCACAACAGTACTTGATGGACCCCAGCAAAGATGatggcatctgttttgtcaccatactggtgataaggttgctatcgaagatcagaccctcagccctagatggaccctcccaacaggcagcagacatgacagaaacatctcagcaactcatcagacaagtcctgtctgagttctgtgctgCATCCAGATTCTCCAGGACACAGGCATATTCCCAGAACCTGTACATCCACAGGGTGTTCAGAGGTGTACATCAAAACCTCATGGAGGAGTTTGGCTCTTATAACACCCTGCAAGCAGCTATTTCCTCCCAGGACCCTGCATTTGACAGAGTCCTGGTAAAGtccttgacccagcagctggtacaaggatgcaaggaggcgtcaagaccagcttctgctgcaacaaacccattagaccaggctgagacagagaggggggctga AGTCTCCCGCATTCCGACGGAGCAGATAAAGCAGTACTGGGTAGAGCTGGTGGGGCTTTCAGA agattga